One window of the Chryseobacterium sp. CY350 genome contains the following:
- a CDS encoding DUF6526 family protein, with protein sequence MYHKIIIDINTTMIWKGYCYILKMETQNYGNYRKFYPPHHFIYLPLLLVLEGYGIYKIWNHEDHQLIWILFSVIIFLILYLAIMLRQHYALGNQNRIVKLEFRQRYFEIFNKRSDDVCEKLSFSQIAALRFAYDEEFKELLERALKQNISGDEIKKSIKNWRPDNDRI encoded by the coding sequence ATGTACCACAAAATCATTATTGATATAAATACTACAATGATTTGGAAAGGTTATTGCTATATTCTGAAAATGGAAACTCAAAACTACGGTAATTACAGAAAATTTTATCCGCCCCATCACTTTATTTATCTTCCTCTCCTTCTTGTTCTCGAGGGATACGGAATTTATAAAATATGGAACCATGAAGATCATCAATTAATATGGATACTGTTTTCAGTCATCATCTTTTTGATTCTGTACTTGGCGATCATGCTAAGACAACACTATGCTTTAGGAAATCAAAATCGTATTGTAAAGTTAGAATTCAGACAAAGATATTTTGAGATTTTTAACAAAAGATCTGATGATGTGTGCGAAAAATTAAGTTTCAGCCAGATTGCAGCACTCCGATTTGCTTATGATGAAGAATTTAAAGAACTTTTAGAAAGAGCTTTAAAACAAAATATTTCCGGTGATGAGATTAAAAAATCCATCAAAAACTGGAGACCTGATAATGACAGAATTTAA